In Pseudomonas nunensis, a single window of DNA contains:
- a CDS encoding RDD family protein, with protein sequence MSKHLLKPQGDFPAAHLGRRLAAMFYDFLLCTALLIVTSGIYKMIQMAIIGEDKMRTLTEAGALDGDPLLSTVLLFVLFGFFAKFWTWSGQTLGMQVWGIRVQNADGSSISLWQALLRFVVSIGSWLCVGLGFLWPLFDKQKRSWHDMYSNTQLVRIPKKTK encoded by the coding sequence ATGTCGAAACACCTGCTCAAACCCCAGGGCGACTTCCCCGCCGCTCACTTGGGTCGTCGCCTGGCAGCGATGTTCTATGACTTCCTGTTGTGTACCGCCCTGCTGATCGTTACCAGCGGCATCTACAAGATGATCCAGATGGCGATCATCGGCGAAGACAAGATGCGCACCCTGACCGAAGCCGGCGCCCTGGACGGTGATCCCTTGCTGTCGACGGTGCTGTTGTTTGTGCTGTTCGGTTTCTTCGCCAAGTTCTGGACCTGGTCCGGTCAGACCCTGGGCATGCAGGTGTGGGGTATCCGCGTACAGAATGCCGATGGGTCGTCCATCAGCCTGTGGCAGGCGTTGTTGCGCTTTGTGGTGTCGATCGGGTCGTGGTTGTGCGTGGGGCTTGGGTTTCTCTGGCCGCTGTTTGATAAGCAGAAGCGCAGCTGGCATGACATGTATTCGAATACGCAGCTTGTGCGGATTCCAAAGAAAACCAAGTAA
- a CDS encoding cold-shock protein: MSQRQSGTVKWFNDEKGFGFITPESGPDLFVHFRAIQGNGFKSLKEGQKVTFVAVQGQKGMQADEVQAEA, translated from the coding sequence ATGTCCCAACGTCAGAGCGGTACCGTCAAGTGGTTTAACGACGAGAAAGGTTTTGGTTTTATCACTCCTGAAAGCGGTCCGGATCTGTTCGTGCATTTCCGCGCCATCCAGGGCAACGGCTTCAAGAGCCTGAAAGAAGGCCAGAAAGTGACTTTCGTCGCTGTGCAAGGCCAGAAAGGCATGCAGGCTGACGAAGTACAAGCAGAAGCCTAA